From a region of the Mycolicibacterium sp. MU0050 genome:
- a CDS encoding ECF transporter S component has translation MTDHSEPDVVGDRGRPRVYRWRVVDIVVASVLAVAAGLVFVLWNIASNPLTAPLSALLPGLQALAGGGWLFAGVLVGLVIRKPGAALYGELVAATVSALVGNQWGVLTLECGLVQGLGAELVFAVFLYRVWNLPVAVLAGATAGLAMALNDLVLWYPGAAMAFAATYTVAGIVSGALLAGVLSWFAVRGLAKTGALSRFASGRAVASSDVAR, from the coding sequence ATGACGGACCATTCCGAGCCTGATGTCGTCGGCGACCGAGGCCGGCCTCGGGTGTATCGCTGGCGGGTGGTCGACATCGTGGTGGCCAGCGTGCTCGCGGTCGCGGCCGGGCTGGTGTTCGTGCTGTGGAACATCGCCTCCAACCCGCTGACCGCTCCGCTCAGTGCGCTGCTGCCGGGCCTGCAGGCCCTGGCCGGTGGCGGGTGGCTGTTCGCCGGGGTGCTGGTGGGGCTGGTGATCCGCAAGCCGGGGGCGGCGCTCTACGGCGAGTTGGTCGCCGCCACGGTGTCGGCGCTGGTCGGCAACCAGTGGGGCGTGCTCACCCTCGAGTGCGGCCTGGTCCAGGGATTGGGCGCCGAGCTGGTGTTCGCGGTGTTCCTGTACCGGGTGTGGAACCTGCCGGTCGCGGTGCTCGCCGGCGCCACCGCCGGCCTGGCGATGGCCCTCAACGACCTCGTTCTCTGGTATCCCGGTGCGGCGATGGCCTTCGCCGCCACCTACACCGTCGCCGGGATCGTCTCCGGGGCGCTGCTCGCGGGTGTGCTGTCGTGGTTCGCGGTCCGCGGTCTGGCCAAGACCGGCGCGTTGTCGCGTTTCGCCTCGGGGCGGGCGGTGGCGAGCAGCGACGTCGCGCGGTGA
- the mhuD gene encoding mycobilin-forming heme oxygenase MhuD, with product MSVVKINAIEVPADAGPELEKRFANRAHAVDNQPGFLGFQLLRPVKGEDRYFVVTQWESEEAFQAWATGPAIEAHQGQQKNPVATGASLLEFEVVLDVAGPAAQS from the coding sequence ATGTCCGTGGTGAAGATCAATGCAATCGAGGTTCCCGCCGACGCCGGTCCGGAGCTGGAGAAGCGGTTCGCGAACCGCGCTCATGCCGTCGACAACCAGCCCGGCTTCCTGGGGTTCCAGCTGCTGCGCCCGGTCAAGGGTGAGGATCGCTACTTCGTGGTGACCCAGTGGGAGTCCGAGGAGGCGTTCCAGGCCTGGGCCACCGGCCCGGCGATCGAGGCGCATCAGGGGCAGCAGAAGAATCCGGTGGCCACCGGTGCCTCGCTGCTCGAGTTCGAGGTAGTGCTGGACGTTGCCGGGCCTGCCGCACAGAGCTAG
- a CDS encoding alpha/beta hydrolase, whose protein sequence is MAMDSLTYRGGQGRPLVLVHGLMGRGSTWGRQLPWLTRLGAVYTYDAPWHRGRDVVDPHPISTERFVADLGEAVERFEAPVPLIGHSMGGLHSWCLAAQRPDLVAAVVVEDMAPDFRGRTTGPWEPWVHALPVEFPTAQSVFEAFGPVAGQYFLDAFDRTPTGWRLHGRPERWVEIAAEWGTRDYWAQWQEVRAPALLLEAGDSVAPPGQMAKMAELGHRVSYQLVPGAGHLIHDDAPTVYRDAVEAFLHTAAK, encoded by the coding sequence ATGGCAATGGATTCTTTGACGTACCGCGGTGGCCAGGGCCGTCCGCTGGTGCTGGTGCACGGCCTGATGGGCCGCGGCAGTACCTGGGGGCGTCAGCTGCCGTGGCTGACCAGGCTGGGCGCGGTCTACACCTACGACGCCCCGTGGCACCGCGGCCGGGACGTCGTCGACCCCCACCCCATCAGCACCGAGCGATTCGTGGCGGACCTGGGCGAGGCCGTGGAGCGCTTCGAGGCCCCGGTGCCGTTGATCGGCCATTCGATGGGCGGGCTGCACTCGTGGTGCCTGGCCGCGCAGCGTCCGGACCTGGTGGCCGCCGTGGTGGTCGAGGACATGGCTCCGGACTTCCGCGGTCGCACCACCGGGCCGTGGGAGCCGTGGGTGCACGCGCTGCCGGTCGAATTCCCCACCGCGCAGTCCGTCTTCGAGGCGTTCGGACCCGTTGCGGGCCAATACTTCCTGGACGCCTTCGACCGCACACCCACCGGCTGGCGGCTGCACGGCCGGCCGGAGCGGTGGGTGGAGATCGCCGCCGAGTGGGGCACGCGCGACTACTGGGCGCAGTGGCAGGAGGTCCGCGCCCCGGCCCTGCTGCTCGAGGCCGGGGATTCGGTGGCGCCGCCCGGGCAGATGGCCAAGATGGCCGAGCTCGGGCACCGGGTCAGCTATCAGCTGGTTCCGGGCGCCGGGCACCTGATTCATGACGACGCGCCGACGGTCTACCGCGACGCGGTGGAAGCGTTCCTGCACACCGCGGCCAAGTAG
- a CDS encoding ABC transporter ATP-binding protein, with the protein MSAAGVAVVARGWSWRHAGRARRAVRELDLDIAAGERVLLLGASGSGKSTLLQGLAGLLGGAEEGDEGGRLLVDGAPPVQRRHRIGMVLQNPDSQVILSRVGDDVAFGMENFNVERQAIWPRVRRALDAVGLALPLRRETARLSGGQQQRLALAGVLAMNPGLILLDEPTANLDPAGVLEVRDAVAAAVAQSGATLVVVEHRTEVWLPVVDRVVVLGADGELIADGAPADVIGTQRELLTRAGVWVPGVELPAIARAAAVGAPLLHTADLTVGYPAGPPTPINDIEISRGATTVVSGANGSGKSTLALTLGGLLPPRAGRVRADAELSPAVDRREPIAWRSRELLTRIGSVFQNPEHQFLTGSVRDELACGPRALGRDATTVAQLCDGLLERLRLTGLADANPYTLSGGEQRRLSVATILATQPELIVLDEPTFGQDRTTWTELVRLLAEIVEAGTAVVAVTHDLLFAELLADRHIELPTPDATETR; encoded by the coding sequence GTGAGTGCGGCCGGGGTTGCCGTCGTCGCGCGGGGTTGGTCGTGGCGGCACGCCGGCCGGGCCCGACGGGCCGTGCGCGAACTGGACCTCGACATCGCCGCGGGCGAGCGGGTGTTGCTGCTCGGGGCCAGCGGGTCGGGCAAATCCACACTGCTGCAAGGACTTGCGGGTCTGTTGGGCGGCGCCGAGGAGGGTGACGAGGGCGGCCGGCTGCTGGTCGACGGGGCACCGCCGGTGCAGCGCCGCCATCGCATCGGCATGGTGCTGCAGAATCCTGACTCCCAGGTCATCCTGTCCCGCGTCGGCGACGACGTGGCGTTCGGGATGGAGAACTTCAACGTCGAGCGGCAGGCGATCTGGCCGCGGGTGCGACGCGCCCTGGACGCGGTGGGGCTGGCGCTGCCGTTGCGGCGCGAGACCGCGCGCCTGTCCGGCGGGCAGCAGCAGCGCCTCGCGTTGGCCGGGGTGCTCGCGATGAATCCGGGCCTGATCCTGCTGGACGAGCCGACCGCCAACCTCGATCCCGCCGGCGTCCTCGAGGTGCGCGACGCGGTCGCCGCGGCCGTCGCGCAGAGCGGCGCCACGCTCGTGGTCGTCGAACACCGCACCGAGGTGTGGCTGCCCGTGGTGGACCGGGTGGTCGTGTTGGGCGCCGATGGCGAACTCATCGCCGATGGGGCGCCCGCCGACGTCATCGGCACCCAGCGCGAACTGCTGACCCGCGCCGGAGTCTGGGTGCCCGGCGTCGAACTGCCCGCCATCGCCCGCGCCGCTGCCGTCGGTGCACCGCTGCTGCACACCGCCGACCTGACCGTCGGATATCCGGCGGGTCCACCAACCCCGATCAACGACATCGAAATCAGCAGGGGCGCAACGACAGTCGTCTCCGGGGCCAACGGGTCGGGGAAATCCACCCTGGCGCTGACGCTGGGCGGCTTGTTGCCGCCGCGCGCGGGACGGGTCCGGGCCGACGCCGAGCTGTCCCCGGCCGTGGACCGGCGCGAGCCGATCGCCTGGCGGTCCCGCGAGCTGCTCACCCGGATCGGCAGCGTCTTCCAGAATCCCGAACACCAGTTCCTCACCGGCAGCGTCCGCGACGAGCTGGCCTGCGGGCCCCGCGCCCTCGGGCGCGACGCGACGACGGTGGCGCAACTTTGCGATGGGCTGCTGGAACGGTTGCGGCTCACCGGTCTGGCCGACGCGAATCCCTACACGCTGTCCGGCGGCGAGCAACGCCGGCTGTCCGTGGCGACCATCCTGGCGACCCAGCCGGAGCTGATCGTCCTCGACGAGCCGACCTTCGGTCAGGACCGCACCACCTGGACCGAACTGGTGCGGCTGCTCGCCGAGATCGTCGAGGCCGGAACCGCTGTCGTCGCGGTGACCCACGACCTGCTCTTCGCCGAGCTGCTCGCCGATCGGCACATCGAGCTGCCGACCCCCGACGCCACCGAGACCCGCTGA
- a CDS encoding serine hydrolase, whose protein sequence is MPHRARTAAALALSAALVVLAVGSCAPAEVPAAQAGSAGVHINTGTPQGVRAQQVMDMLNSDWPIGHVGVETLAAPDQVDAVVTTMDGLWWDRPYTLSAVEFGAGSATLRLQTSYGARQDIELDLDDAGMVDRFEVISHAPQIDSWADVDDVLSRTGARYSYRVSRIVDGGCEQVAGANTAESLPLASIFKLYVLYAVAEEVRDGALSWDEELVITEATKAVGSSGFDKLSPGAKVPVRDLAEKMIANSDNMATDMLIARVGTEAVERALVHAGHHDPASMTPFPTMRELFSIGWGAPDVREQWKRASREGRAEMLRDAKTRPYQPDPKRSHSPASPYGAEWYGSAEDICRVHAGLQSMATGRTAPVKDIVSAIPGIDLDRAKWPYIAAKAGNLPGDLTFSWYAADHTGQPWVLSLQMNWPRYHSPATAGWLMMTIKQMFGLIPVGRPADR, encoded by the coding sequence CTGCCGCACAGAGCTAGGACGGCAGCGGCGCTCGCGCTGAGCGCCGCCCTGGTGGTTCTCGCGGTGGGCAGCTGCGCGCCGGCCGAGGTGCCGGCGGCGCAGGCCGGCAGCGCCGGCGTGCACATCAACACCGGCACGCCGCAGGGTGTCCGCGCCCAACAGGTGATGGACATGCTGAACTCCGACTGGCCGATCGGGCATGTCGGCGTCGAGACGCTGGCCGCACCGGATCAGGTCGACGCCGTCGTCACCACCATGGACGGGCTGTGGTGGGACCGGCCGTACACGCTCAGTGCCGTGGAATTCGGCGCGGGTTCGGCGACGTTGCGGCTGCAGACGTCCTACGGCGCGCGCCAGGACATCGAACTGGACCTCGACGACGCGGGCATGGTCGACCGGTTCGAGGTCATCAGCCACGCCCCGCAGATCGACTCCTGGGCCGACGTGGACGACGTCTTGTCCCGCACCGGCGCCCGGTACTCCTACCGGGTGTCGCGGATCGTCGACGGGGGCTGCGAACAGGTTGCCGGCGCCAATACCGCCGAATCGTTGCCGCTGGCATCGATATTCAAGCTGTACGTGCTCTACGCGGTCGCCGAGGAGGTTCGGGACGGCGCGCTGTCGTGGGACGAGGAACTGGTCATCACCGAGGCCACCAAGGCGGTGGGCTCCTCCGGCTTCGACAAGTTGTCCCCGGGCGCCAAGGTCCCGGTGCGCGACCTGGCCGAGAAGATGATCGCCAACAGCGACAACATGGCCACCGACATGCTGATCGCCCGCGTGGGCACCGAGGCCGTCGAGCGGGCCCTCGTCCACGCCGGCCACCACGACCCGGCGAGTATGACGCCGTTCCCCACCATGCGGGAGTTGTTCTCCATCGGCTGGGGCGCGCCCGACGTGCGGGAGCAATGGAAGCGCGCGTCCCGGGAGGGCCGCGCCGAGATGCTCAGGGACGCCAAAACCCGGCCGTATCAGCCGGATCCGAAGCGGAGTCACTCGCCGGCCTCGCCGTACGGGGCGGAGTGGTACGGCAGCGCGGAGGACATCTGCCGGGTGCACGCCGGACTGCAGTCGATGGCAACGGGACGTACCGCGCCGGTCAAGGACATCGTCTCGGCCATCCCGGGTATCGACCTGGACCGCGCGAAGTGGCCCTACATCGCGGCGAAGGCCGGAAATCTGCCGGGTGACCTGACGTTCAGCTGGTACGCCGCCGACCACACCGGCCAGCCGTGGGTGTTGAGCTTGCAGATGAACTGGCCGCGCTATCACAGCCCGGCCACGGCGGGTTGGCTGATGATGACGATCAAGCAGATGTTCGGGCTGATCCCGGTGGGGCGACCGGCCGATCGCTGA
- a CDS encoding energy-coupling factor transporter transmembrane component T encodes MSAALPDTVADRAGINPVAKLAAASVLALGLIFSVDWVSALTALVLEIALLLVLRVPPRLMAVRGALVLLAAGLTAVTILLYGQSSGTVYWHFLLITVSDGSITLAAATFLRVLAIALPSVLLFIDTDPTELADGLGQVLRLPARFVVGALAGLRLVGLLRQDWQYLGFARRARGVADHARLRRVAGQAFALLVFAVRRGSTLATAMEARGFGAHPTRTWARPSPFGGREIALILAAFGIVAVAVGVSVGTGHWNFIGNL; translated from the coding sequence ATGAGCGCCGCCCTCCCCGACACCGTGGCCGACCGCGCCGGCATCAACCCGGTCGCCAAGCTGGCCGCCGCGTCGGTGCTCGCCCTCGGCCTGATCTTCAGCGTGGACTGGGTGTCGGCCCTGACGGCGCTCGTCCTCGAGATCGCGCTCCTGCTGGTGCTGCGGGTGCCGCCGCGGCTGATGGCGGTCCGGGGCGCGCTGGTGCTGCTGGCCGCCGGTCTCACCGCGGTCACCATCCTGCTCTACGGCCAATCCAGCGGCACCGTGTATTGGCATTTCCTGCTCATCACCGTCAGCGACGGCTCGATCACGTTGGCGGCGGCCACATTTCTGCGCGTACTCGCCATCGCGCTGCCGTCGGTGCTGCTGTTCATCGATACCGACCCGACCGAACTCGCCGACGGCCTCGGCCAGGTGCTGCGGCTGCCCGCCAGATTCGTGGTGGGGGCGCTGGCCGGCCTGCGCCTGGTGGGGCTGCTCCGGCAGGACTGGCAATATCTGGGGTTCGCGCGGCGGGCCCGCGGGGTCGCCGACCACGCGCGGCTGCGCCGGGTCGCCGGGCAGGCCTTCGCGTTGCTGGTCTTCGCGGTCCGGCGGGGGTCCACGTTGGCCACCGCGATGGAGGCGCGCGGCTTCGGGGCCCACCCCACCCGGACCTGGGCCCGCCCGTCGCCGTTCGGCGGCCGCGAGATCGCGTTGATACTGGCGGCCTTCGGCATTGTCGCCGTCGCGGTCGGGGTGTCCGTCGGAACCGGCCATTGGAACTTCATTGGAAACCTCTGA